Proteins found in one Fulvitalea axinellae genomic segment:
- the rpsS gene encoding 30S ribosomal protein S19, with the protein MARSLKKGPYIDQRLEKKIEAMNESGKKSVIKTWSRRSMVSPDFIGHTLAVHNGNKFVPVYVTDTMVGHKLGEFAPTRNFRGHISKKDKGRR; encoded by the coding sequence ATGGCTCGTTCACTTAAAAAAGGACCTTATATCGATCAGAGGCTCGAAAAGAAAATCGAGGCTATGAACGAATCCGGAAAAAAGTCGGTGATCAAGACTTGGTCTCGCCGCTCAATGGTTTCCCCAGACTTCATCGGTCACACGCTCGCCGTGCATAACGGAAACAAATTCGTTCCGGTATATGTAACTGACACTATGGTAGGCCACAAGTTGGGCGAATTCGCTCCAACTAGGAACTTTAGGGGTCACATTTCGAAAAAGGATAAAGGTAGAAGATAA
- the rplB gene encoding 50S ribosomal protein L2 yields MAVKRLRPTTPGQRYRLAPSFEEITKSTPEKSLLAPKKRSGGRNNSGKMTMRYLGGGHKRRLRVIDFTRNKFGVPATVKSIEYDPNRTSRIALLSYADGVKTYIVAPEGLEVGTTVVSGENVAPEIGNHVMLRNIPLGTIIHNIELIPGKGGILARGAGAYAQLVAKDGKYVTVKLPSGEMRLVLASCYASIGAVGNADHMNVRLGKAGRKRWLGRRPRVRGVAMNPVDHPMGGGEGRSSGGHPRSRNGLYAKGYKTRAPKKYSNKLIISKRKK; encoded by the coding sequence ATGGCAGTAAAAAGATTGCGTCCTACTACTCCTGGACAACGCTATAGATTGGCCCCCTCTTTTGAGGAGATCACGAAGTCGACACCAGAAAAGTCGCTTCTTGCCCCTAAAAAACGTTCTGGCGGACGTAACAACAGCGGTAAGATGACGATGCGTTACTTGGGCGGTGGCCACAAGAGACGTCTGCGTGTTATCGATTTCACAAGAAATAAATTTGGTGTTCCAGCCACAGTAAAGTCTATCGAATACGATCCGAACCGTACGTCTCGTATCGCATTGCTTAGCTATGCTGATGGTGTGAAAACATACATCGTAGCTCCAGAAGGCCTTGAGGTTGGAACTACAGTGGTATCTGGCGAGAACGTTGCCCCTGAGATTGGCAACCACGTAATGTTGAGAAACATTCCTCTCGGTACCATTATCCACAATATCGAGTTGATCCCTGGTAAAGGTGGTATCTTGGCACGTGGCGCTGGCGCTTACGCTCAATTGGTAGCGAAAGACGGCAAGTACGTGACAGTTAAGCTCCCTTCAGGTGAAATGAGACTTGTTTTGGCTTCTTGCTACGCTTCTATCGGAGCGGTTGGTAACGCAGACCACATGAACGTGCGTTTGGGTAAAGCCGGTCGTAAGCGCTGGTTGGGTCGTCGTCCTCGCGTAAGAGGTGTGGCTATGAACCCGGTTGATCACCCAATGGGTGGTGGTGAAGGTCGTTCGTCTGGTGGGCACCCACGTTCACGTAACGGACTTTACGCTAAGGGTTACAAAACTCGCGCGCCTAAGAAGTATTCTAATAAGTTGATCATTAGCAAGAGGAAGAAATAA
- the rplW gene encoding 50S ribosomal protein L23, with product MSILKKPLVTEKASALNESGKYGFIVANDANKIEIQKAVEKMYGVNVVSVNTMRYLGKKKTRYTKSHVVSGRTASFKKAIVQVAEGEVIDFYSGI from the coding sequence ATGAGCATCCTGAAAAAACCATTAGTAACGGAGAAAGCTTCCGCCTTGAATGAGAGCGGTAAGTATGGCTTTATCGTGGCCAATGACGCTAACAAGATCGAGATTCAGAAAGCTGTAGAGAAAATGTACGGCGTGAATGTGGTCAGCGTTAACACGATGCGTTACCTCGGCAAAAAGAAAACGCGTTACACTAAGTCGCACGTGGTTAGCGGTCGTACCGCATCTTTCAAAAAGGCTATCGTGCAAGTTGCTGAGGGCGAGGTGATTGATTTTTACAGCGGTATCTAA
- the rplD gene encoding 50S ribosomal protein L4, with amino-acid sequence MEISVLRPDGTDTGRKVELQDSIFAITPNDHAIYLDVKQFLANQRQGTHKSKERAEISGSTKKIKKQKGTGTARAGSIKSPVFRGGGRVFGPEPRDYGFKVNKKVKSLARKSSLSYKATEGKIIVVEDFSLESPKTKELLKVLKSLSVDGKKVLAISSEKNENLYLSSRNLQKSKVADISGLNTYDVLNADSLILFEGSLAKIENLFA; translated from the coding sequence ATGGAAATTTCTGTATTAAGACCTGACGGTACGGATACCGGAAGAAAAGTTGAGTTGCAGGACTCGATTTTTGCGATTACACCGAACGACCACGCCATTTATTTGGATGTCAAGCAATTCTTGGCCAACCAAAGACAAGGCACTCACAAGTCAAAGGAGAGAGCTGAGATTTCTGGATCAACCAAAAAGATCAAGAAACAAAAAGGTACCGGTACTGCCCGTGCGGGTAGCATCAAGTCTCCTGTTTTCCGCGGTGGTGGACGCGTATTTGGTCCCGAGCCACGTGACTATGGTTTCAAGGTGAACAAGAAGGTCAAGTCATTGGCCAGAAAATCGTCTTTGTCTTACAAGGCTACTGAAGGCAAAATCATCGTTGTTGAAGATTTCAGCCTCGAGTCTCCAAAGACAAAAGAACTGTTGAAGGTGCTTAAGAGCCTTTCGGTAGACGGCAAAAAAGTTTTGGCCATCTCTTCTGAAAAGAATGAGAACCTCTACTTGTCGTCACGCAACTTGCAGAAAAGCAAAGTGGCGGACATCTCAGGCTTGAACACTTACGACGTATTGAACGCCGACAGCTTGATCCTTTTCGAAGGCTCGTTGGCTAAAATTGAGAACTTATTCGCCTGA
- the rplC gene encoding 50S ribosomal protein L3: MQGIIGKKIGMTSIYSADGRSVACTVLEVGPCAVTQVKTVETDGYSAVQLGFGEKKAKNTTKALIGHFQKANATPKRKLVEFRDWDGEINLGDAVTAEVFEEGEFIDVVGTSKGKGFQGVVKRHNFGGVGQATHGQHNRGRAPGAIGACSYPARVFKGLRMAGRTGGERVKMQNLQVLKVVAEKNLVVVNGSVPGAKNSIVILEK; this comes from the coding sequence ATGCAAGGTATTATCGGAAAGAAAATCGGAATGACTAGCATCTACAGTGCCGATGGACGTAGCGTCGCATGCACAGTGTTAGAGGTTGGTCCTTGCGCAGTAACGCAAGTAAAAACGGTTGAGACTGACGGATATAGCGCAGTGCAGTTGGGCTTCGGCGAGAAAAAGGCGAAGAACACTACAAAGGCGTTGATCGGTCACTTCCAGAAAGCTAATGCGACACCTAAGCGCAAATTGGTCGAGTTCCGCGATTGGGACGGAGAGATCAACTTGGGCGACGCGGTGACAGCTGAGGTTTTCGAGGAAGGTGAGTTTATTGATGTGGTCGGTACCTCTAAAGGTAAAGGCTTCCAAGGTGTTGTCAAGCGTCACAATTTCGGAGGCGTTGGTCAGGCTACTCACGGTCAGCACAACAGGGGTCGTGCGCCTGGTGCCATTGGTGCTTGTTCTTATCCCGCTCGCGTGTTCAAAGGCTTGAGAATGGCCGGAAGGACTGGCGGTGAGCGCGTTAAGATGCAGAACCTCCAAGTTTTAAAAGTAGTTGCCGAGAAAAACCTCGTTGTAGTAAACGGGTCGGTTCCGGGAGCTAAGAATTCAATTGTGATTTTAGAGAAGTAA
- the rpsJ gene encoding 30S ribosomal protein S10 → MNQKIRIKLRSYDHNLVDKSSEKIVRAVKTTGAVVSGPIPLPTEKQVYTVLRSPHVNKKSREQFQICTYKRLVDIYSNSSKTVDALMKLELPSGVDVEIKV, encoded by the coding sequence ATGAATCAAAAGATCAGAATCAAATTGAGGTCTTATGATCACAACCTGGTGGACAAGTCATCAGAAAAGATCGTAAGGGCCGTGAAGACAACGGGAGCCGTAGTAAGCGGTCCGATTCCTTTGCCGACGGAGAAGCAGGTTTACACTGTGCTCCGTTCACCCCACGTAAACAAAAAGTCTAGGGAGCAGTTCCAAATCTGTACTTACAAGCGTTTGGTAGACATCTACTCAAACAGCTCAAAGACAGTGGACGCCCTGATGAAGCTCGAGTTGCCGAGCGGGGTAGACGTGGAGATTAAGGTGTGA
- the fusA gene encoding elongation factor G yields the protein MAKKDLKFLRNIGIMAHVDAGKTTTTERILYYTGLSHKIGEVHDGAATMDWMEQEQERGITITSAATTTHWNYPTVQGKPVKGETNEYRVNIIDTPGHVDFTVEVERSLRVLDGAVALFCASSGVEPQSETVWRQADKYKVPRICFVNKMDRAGADFFGTVQEIIDKLGANPVPLQIPIGSEDEFKGVVDLITNKAIYWNEEDKGMTYVEEEIPADLVDTAAEWRQKLVEAVAEYDEALLEKFFEDPDSITVEEMMKAIREAVIDMSMSPVMCGSAFKNKGVQAVLDAVCSYLPSPLDLPAIEGVNPDTDEQETRLPDNDQPFAALAFKIATDPFVGRLCFFRVYSGVLDSGSYVFNARTGKKERISRLLQMHSNKQNQIPRVEAGDICAGVGFKDIKTGDSLTAEDGKIILETMSFPEPVIGFAIEPKTQADADKMGVAIAKLVEEDPTLRVNTDEETGQTIMRGMGELHLDIIMDRMRREFKVEVEQGAPQVAYREAITTSIEHRETYKKQTGGKGKFADIVFELSPRDDGKEEGLQFDNQIVGGVIPREFIPAIEKGFQQCLNNGPLAGYPLVGMKVRLFHGSFHDVDSDSLSFELAARLGFKEAGKQCKPQLLEPIMAVEVVAPDEHTGPVTGDLNRRRGIMKGMDMKNGAQIIKADVPLSELFGYVTDLRTITSGRGSASLTFSHYDPVPNNLATKIIEEVKGK from the coding sequence ATGGCTAAGAAAGACTTAAAATTCCTTCGTAACATCGGTATCATGGCTCACGTCGATGCCGGTAAGACGACAACCACTGAGCGTATTCTGTACTACACTGGCTTGAGTCACAAGATCGGTGAGGTACACGACGGTGCCGCTACAATGGACTGGATGGAGCAAGAGCAGGAGCGTGGTATTACCATTACTTCAGCCGCTACCACCACTCACTGGAATTACCCAACGGTACAAGGTAAGCCTGTAAAAGGCGAAACTAACGAGTACCGTGTGAACATCATCGATACTCCTGGTCACGTTGACTTTACTGTAGAGGTAGAGCGTTCTTTGCGTGTATTGGACGGTGCTGTTGCTTTGTTCTGCGCGTCTTCAGGTGTAGAGCCTCAGTCTGAGACTGTTTGGAGGCAAGCTGACAAGTACAAAGTGCCACGTATCTGCTTCGTGAACAAGATGGACCGCGCTGGTGCGGACTTCTTCGGAACGGTACAGGAAATTATTGATAAATTAGGTGCTAATCCTGTGCCTTTGCAGATTCCGATCGGATCGGAGGATGAGTTCAAAGGTGTGGTTGACTTGATCACTAACAAGGCGATCTACTGGAACGAGGAAGACAAAGGTATGACCTATGTCGAAGAGGAGATTCCAGCGGATTTGGTTGACACTGCCGCAGAGTGGCGTCAGAAGCTCGTTGAGGCTGTTGCCGAGTATGACGAGGCTTTGTTGGAGAAATTCTTCGAAGATCCTGACTCGATCACCGTTGAAGAAATGATGAAAGCTATCCGTGAAGCTGTGATCGACATGTCTATGTCACCAGTAATGTGCGGATCAGCCTTTAAAAATAAAGGTGTGCAGGCTGTATTGGACGCTGTTTGTTCGTACTTGCCATCACCACTTGACTTGCCAGCTATCGAGGGTGTTAACCCTGATACTGACGAGCAAGAAACTCGTTTACCGGACAATGACCAGCCTTTCGCAGCGTTGGCATTTAAGATCGCAACTGACCCATTCGTAGGTCGTCTGTGCTTCTTCCGCGTTTACTCGGGTGTTCTTGATTCAGGTTCTTACGTGTTCAACGCTAGAACTGGCAAGAAAGAGCGTATCTCACGTTTGTTGCAGATGCACTCTAACAAGCAGAACCAAATTCCACGCGTGGAAGCTGGTGACATCTGTGCGGGTGTAGGTTTCAAAGACATCAAAACTGGTGACTCTTTGACAGCTGAAGACGGAAAGATCATTCTTGAAACAATGAGCTTCCCTGAGCCTGTAATCGGTTTCGCTATTGAGCCTAAGACTCAAGCTGACGCCGATAAAATGGGTGTTGCTATCGCCAAGCTTGTTGAAGAAGATCCAACATTGCGCGTAAACACTGACGAGGAGACTGGTCAGACTATTATGCGTGGTATGGGTGAGCTTCACCTCGACATTATCATGGACCGTATGCGTCGTGAGTTTAAGGTTGAGGTAGAGCAGGGAGCTCCACAGGTTGCTTACCGCGAGGCTATCACTACTTCTATCGAGCACCGTGAGACTTACAAAAAGCAGACAGGTGGTAAAGGTAAATTCGCCGACATCGTGTTTGAATTGTCTCCACGTGACGACGGAAAAGAAGAAGGCTTGCAGTTCGATAACCAAATCGTTGGTGGTGTGATTCCAAGAGAATTCATTCCTGCTATCGAAAAAGGTTTCCAGCAGTGCTTGAACAACGGTCCTTTGGCCGGATACCCGCTCGTAGGTATGAAAGTTCGTCTTTTCCACGGATCGTTCCACGACGTTGACTCGGATTCTCTGTCGTTCGAATTGGCTGCCCGTCTCGGTTTCAAAGAAGCTGGTAAGCAGTGTAAGCCACAGTTGCTCGAGCCTATCATGGCTGTAGAGGTTGTGGCTCCGGACGAGCACACTGGTCCTGTGACCGGTGACTTGAACCGTCGTCGCGGTATCATGAAGGGAATGGACATGAAGAACGGCGCTCAGATCATCAAGGCCGATGTGCCGTTGTCTGAGTTGTTCGGTTACGTAACTGACCTGCGTACTATCACGTCTGGTCGCGGATCGGCTTCATTGACGTTCTCACACTACGATCCAGTGCCAAACAACTTGGCTACTAAAATCATCGAAGAAGTAAAAGGTAAATAA
- the rpsG gene encoding 30S ribosomal protein S7 produces MRKAKPKKRYILPDPKFNDTLVTKFVNYLMVDGKKSIAYGIFYDAIAIVEEKVGENGLETWKKALNNVMPAVEVKSRRVGGATFQVPMEVRPERKVSLGIKWLIRYARSRGEKTMKERLAGEIIAGSKGEGAAVKKKDDTHRMAEANKAFSHFRF; encoded by the coding sequence ATGAGAAAAGCGAAACCTAAGAAGAGGTATATTCTTCCTGACCCAAAATTCAACGATACTTTGGTGACAAAGTTCGTGAACTACCTGATGGTTGACGGAAAGAAGAGTATTGCTTACGGTATTTTCTATGATGCGATCGCTATCGTAGAGGAAAAAGTAGGTGAGAATGGACTCGAGACTTGGAAAAAAGCGTTGAACAACGTTATGCCAGCTGTCGAGGTGAAATCTCGCCGCGTCGGTGGTGCTACTTTCCAGGTTCCAATGGAGGTTCGCCCAGAAAGAAAAGTTTCTTTAGGTATCAAGTGGTTGATTCGTTACGCGAGATCTCGCGGTGAGAAAACCATGAAAGAGAGACTCGCTGGTGAAATCATCGCAGGATCGAAAGGAGAGGGAGCTGCTGTGAAGAAGAAAGATGATACGCACAGAATGGCAGAGGCTAACAAAGCGTTTTCACACTTTAGGTTCTAA
- the rpsL gene encoding 30S ribosomal protein S12, with translation MPTIQQLVRKGREKQITKSKSRALDSCPQRRGVCTRVYTTTPKKPNSAMRKVARVRLTNGKEVNAYIGGEGHNLQEHSIVLIRGGRVKDLPGVRYHVVRGALDTAGVSGRLQGRSKYGAKRPKDKK, from the coding sequence ATGCCTACTATACAGCAATTAGTAAGGAAGGGTAGAGAGAAGCAGATTACAAAATCTAAATCTCGCGCCCTTGACTCGTGCCCACAGCGAAGAGGTGTGTGTACGAGAGTGTACACTACCACGCCTAAGAAGCCTAACTCGGCGATGCGTAAAGTGGCTCGTGTACGTTTGACCAACGGCAAGGAGGTTAACGCCTACATCGGTGGTGAAGGACACAACTTGCAAGAGCACTCTATCGTGTTGATCCGCGGTGGAAGGGTAAAAGACTTGCCAGGTGTACGTTACCACGTAGTTCGTGGCGCTTTGGATACTGCAGGCGTAAGCGGCAGGTTGCAAGGACGCTCTAAGTACGGCGCCAAGAGGCCTAAGGACAAGAAGTAA
- a CDS encoding DUF3467 domain-containing protein, with translation MADQPNEKQQINIELSEEVAEGVYSNLAMIAHSNSEFVVDFIRMMPGVPKAKVKSRIILTPEHAKRLLNALEDNVRKYEDSFGPIKQADEELKFPMNFGGTIGEA, from the coding sequence ATGGCTGACCAACCAAACGAAAAACAGCAAATCAACATCGAGCTGTCCGAAGAGGTGGCCGAGGGAGTTTACTCCAATTTGGCGATGATCGCTCACTCGAACAGCGAGTTCGTTGTTGATTTTATCCGCATGATGCCGGGTGTGCCTAAGGCGAAAGTGAAATCAAGAATTATCTTGACGCCGGAGCACGCTAAGCGTTTGCTTAATGCGTTGGAAGATAACGTACGCAAGTACGAAGATTCTTTCGGCCCTATTAAACAAGCGGACGAAGAGCTGAAATTTCCGATGAATTTCGGAGGAACTATAGGCGAAGCCTAA
- the rpoC gene encoding DNA-directed RNA polymerase subunit beta': MAFRKNKKITNDFSRVTISLASPESILESSHGEVTQPETINYRTYKPEMGGLFCERIFGPVKDWECHCGKYKRIRYKGIICDRCGVEVTEKKVRRERMGHIELVVPVAHIWYFRSLPNKIGYLLGLPTKKLDQIIYYERYVVIQAGVKEEDGVQNMDFLTEDEYLDIIDKLPRENQMLDDEDPNKFIAKMGAEALEMLLARLDLDSLSYQLRHQAQTDTSQQRKAEALKRLRVVEAFRDSTKRIENRPEWMVIRMVPVIPPELRPLVPLDGGRFATSDLNDLYRRVIIRNNRLKRLIDIKAPEVILRNEKRMLQEAVDSLFDNSRKVNAVRSDGNRALKSLSDMLKGKQGRFRQNLLGKRVDYSGRSVIVVGPELKMHECGLPKNMAAELFKPFVIRKLIERGIVKTVKSAKKIVDRKDPVVWDILENVLKGHPVLLNRAPTLHRLGIQAFQPKLIEGKAIQLHPLVCTAFNADFDGDQMAVHVPLGHEAVLEAQVLMLASHNILNPANGAPIAVPSQDMVLGLYYLTKGRKSTPEYPIAGEGMTFYGAEEVIIALNEGRLSKNAFIKVRTMVRDDETGELSEQLIETVAGRVIVNQYVPDEVGYIDDLLTKKTLQKTIAKVYQITGMDGTAKFLDDIKYIGFQTAYKGGLSMGLGDIMIPEAKESLVAQAKEEVSAVWDNYQMGLITDNERYNQVIDIWTRINSQLTSTLMTQLEEDQGGFNSIYMMMHSGARGSREQIRQLGGMRGLMAKPQKNIAGSVGAIIENPILSNFKEGLDVLEYFISTHGARKGLADTALKTADAGYLTRRLVDVAQDVVINDEDCGTLRGLTVSALKDNEDIVEPLSERILGRTSLHDVFAPGQDESNEPLVKAGEEITEKIAKRVEEAGVEEMEIRSVLTCETRRGVCTKCYGRNLSTLRMSQKGDSVGVIAAQSIGEPGTQLTLRTFHVGGTASHIAEEASIESRFAGVVKFDEIRSISATDIEGEPSQVVLGRTGEIKIIEEKTGKELISYNVPYGSYLKVKDGEKVEKGHRMCFWDPFNAVIISEFAGKANFESIEEGYTYKVEMDEATGHQEKVIVDSRDKTKNPAIHIGEGEDARSYNIPVGAHLVVEDGDAIEAGKVLVKIPRATGKSADITGGLPRVTELFEARNPSNPAVISEIDGVISYGGIKRGNREIYVESKDGVKKRYLVSLSKHILVQENDFVKAGMPLSDGAKTPADILAIEGPTKVQEYVLNEVQAVYRLQGVKINDKHIEVVVRQMMQKMMVVDPGDTIFLQNQVVDRWTFREENDRILDKKVVVDAGESGVLKPGQIITARQLRDENSSLRRRDMKLVKVRDASAAVSKPTLQGITQSSLGTESFISAASFQETTKVLSEAAIRGKRDELRGLKENVIVGHLIPAGTGIRDFQDVIVTPKQELDAEDVPTV; this comes from the coding sequence ATGGCGTTCAGAAAAAATAAGAAAATAACCAACGACTTTTCACGGGTAACGATCAGCCTTGCCTCTCCAGAATCTATTCTGGAGAGCTCGCACGGCGAGGTTACGCAACCAGAAACTATTAACTATAGGACTTACAAGCCTGAAATGGGTGGCTTGTTCTGTGAGCGTATCTTCGGCCCTGTTAAGGACTGGGAATGTCACTGTGGCAAATACAAGAGAATCCGATACAAAGGAATCATTTGTGACCGTTGCGGTGTCGAGGTAACGGAGAAGAAAGTGCGTCGCGAGCGCATGGGCCACATCGAGTTGGTGGTGCCTGTAGCTCATATCTGGTACTTCCGTTCTTTGCCGAACAAAATCGGTTACCTGTTAGGTTTGCCGACCAAGAAGCTTGACCAGATCATCTACTACGAGCGTTATGTGGTGATCCAAGCCGGTGTCAAGGAAGAGGATGGAGTTCAGAACATGGACTTCCTCACTGAGGACGAATATCTTGATATCATAGATAAATTGCCTCGCGAAAACCAAATGTTGGACGATGAAGACCCTAACAAGTTCATCGCCAAGATGGGTGCGGAGGCATTGGAAATGCTGTTGGCCAGATTGGATTTGGACAGTCTCTCATACCAGTTGAGACACCAAGCCCAAACGGACACGTCACAGCAGCGTAAGGCTGAGGCCCTGAAGCGTCTTCGCGTTGTCGAAGCCTTCCGTGACTCGACCAAGCGCATCGAAAACCGTCCGGAGTGGATGGTGATCCGCATGGTTCCGGTTATTCCGCCGGAATTGCGTCCGTTGGTGCCTTTGGACGGTGGCCGTTTCGCCACGTCGGATTTGAACGACCTTTATCGTCGTGTGATTATCCGAAACAACCGTCTGAAGCGTCTGATCGACATCAAGGCACCTGAGGTGATCTTGAGAAACGAAAAGCGTATGCTTCAGGAAGCTGTCGACTCGTTGTTCGACAACTCCCGTAAGGTGAACGCAGTTCGTTCTGACGGTAACCGCGCTTTGAAATCTCTCAGTGATATGCTGAAAGGTAAGCAAGGTCGTTTCCGTCAAAACCTCCTCGGTAAGCGTGTTGACTACTCTGGTCGTTCGGTTATCGTTGTAGGTCCTGAATTGAAGATGCACGAATGTGGTTTGCCAAAGAACATGGCAGCCGAGCTTTTCAAGCCATTCGTTATTCGTAAGCTTATTGAACGCGGGATTGTAAAGACTGTGAAGTCGGCGAAGAAAATCGTTGACCGCAAAGATCCTGTCGTTTGGGATATTTTGGAGAATGTGTTGAAAGGACACCCAGTTCTTCTTAACCGTGCTCCAACGCTTCACAGATTGGGTATTCAGGCCTTCCAGCCAAAGTTGATCGAAGGTAAGGCTATCCAGTTGCACCCGCTCGTTTGTACGGCCTTTAACGCCGACTTTGACGGTGACCAGATGGCGGTTCACGTTCCTTTGGGACACGAAGCCGTTTTGGAAGCCCAAGTCTTGATGTTGGCTTCGCACAATATCCTGAACCCTGCCAACGGTGCTCCTATCGCCGTACCGTCGCAGGATATGGTATTGGGTCTGTACTACTTGACCAAAGGACGTAAGTCTACTCCTGAGTATCCAATTGCGGGTGAGGGAATGACATTCTACGGTGCTGAAGAAGTGATCATCGCTTTGAACGAAGGCCGTTTGTCTAAAAACGCCTTTATCAAAGTTCGCACAATGGTTCGTGATGACGAGACTGGCGAGCTTTCAGAGCAATTGATCGAAACAGTCGCTGGTCGTGTGATCGTAAACCAGTACGTTCCTGACGAAGTTGGATACATTGATGATTTGTTGACGAAGAAAACTCTTCAGAAAACGATCGCCAAAGTATACCAGATCACGGGAATGGACGGAACTGCTAAGTTCCTTGATGATATCAAATACATCGGGTTCCAGACTGCCTACAAAGGCGGACTCTCAATGGGACTTGGCGATATCATGATTCCTGAAGCCAAAGAGTCGTTGGTGGCTCAAGCTAAGGAAGAGGTTTCTGCTGTTTGGGATAACTACCAAATGGGTCTTATCACCGACAACGAGCGTTACAACCAGGTGATTGACATCTGGACCCGTATCAACTCACAGTTGACTTCAACCTTGATGACGCAACTTGAGGAAGATCAAGGCGGATTCAACAGTATCTACATGATGATGCACTCAGGAGCCCGTGGTTCTAGAGAGCAGATTCGTCAGCTTGGTGGTATGCGTGGTCTGATGGCTAAGCCTCAGAAAAACATCGCAGGTTCGGTAGGAGCGATTATCGAAAACCCGATTCTCTCGAACTTTAAAGAAGGTCTTGACGTACTTGAGTACTTTATCTCTACTCACGGTGCTCGTAAAGGTCTTGCGGATACAGCCCTTAAAACTGCCGACGCCGGTTATCTTACCCGTCGTTTGGTTGACGTGGCGCAGGATGTTGTAATCAACGACGAGGACTGCGGTACGTTGCGTGGCTTGACCGTTTCGGCATTGAAAGACAACGAGGATATCGTTGAGCCATTGTCGGAAAGGATTCTCGGCCGTACTTCATTGCACGACGTATTTGCTCCTGGCCAAGACGAAAGCAACGAACCGTTGGTGAAAGCCGGTGAGGAAATCACTGAGAAAATCGCCAAGCGTGTTGAGGAAGCTGGAGTTGAGGAAATGGAAATCCGTTCGGTACTTACTTGCGAAACCCGTAGAGGTGTTTGTACCAAGTGTTACGGACGTAACCTCTCGACATTGCGTATGTCGCAGAAAGGTGACTCTGTCGGTGTAATCGCAGCGCAGTCGATCGGTGAACCTGGTACACAGCTTACACTCCGTACATTCCACGTAGGTGGTACAGCTTCTCACATTGCTGAAGAAGCGTCTATCGAATCGCGTTTTGCAGGGGTTGTTAAGTTTGACGAAATCCGCTCGATCAGCGCTACGGATATCGAAGGCGAGCCTTCGCAAGTAGTACTTGGTCGTACGGGTGAAATCAAGATTATTGAAGAAAAAACTGGCAAAGAGCTGATTTCTTATAACGTTCCTTACGGATCTTATTTGAAGGTTAAGGATGGTGAGAAAGTGGAGAAAGGACACCGTATGTGTTTCTGGGATCCATTTAACGCCGTTATTATCTCGGAATTTGCCGGTAAGGCCAACTTCGAATCTATCGAAGAAGGCTATACATACAAAGTCGAAATGGATGAGGCTACAGGTCACCAAGAGAAGGTGATTGTTGACTCAAGGGATAAGACTAAAAACCCAGCGATCCATATCGGCGAAGGAGAAGACGCCAGATCTTATAACATTCCTGTAGGAGCCCACCTTGTGGTTGAGGACGGGGACGCTATCGAGGCTGGTAAAGTTCTCGTTAAGATTCCAAGAGCGACAGGTAAGTCTGCCGATATTACCGGTGGTCTTCCGCGTGTTACCGAGTTGTTCGAGGCCCGTAACCCATCTAACCCAGCGGTTATTTCGGAGATTGACGGTGTTATCTCTTACGGTGGAATCAAGCGTGGTAACCGTGAGATTTACGTTGAGTCGAAAGACGGAGTGAAGAAGCGTTACCTCGTATCGCTCTCGAAGCACATCCTTGTTCAGGAAAACGACTTTGTGAAGGCTGGTATGCCATTGTCTGATGGAGCTAAAACTCCTGCCGACATCTTGGCTATCGAAGGACCGACCAAAGTTCAGGAGTACGTATTGAACGAAGTTCAGGCCGTATACCGTCTGCAAGGTGTAAAAATCAACGACAAGCACATCGAGGTTGTTGTTCGCCAGATGATGCAGAAAATGATGGTTGTCGATCCAGGCGACACTATTTTCTTGCAGAACCAAGTAGTGGACAGATGGACGTTCCGCGAGGAGAACGACCGTATCCTTGACAAGAAAGTAGTTGTCGATGCGGGTGAGTCAGGAGTTTTGAAGCCGGGCCAGATTATCACTGCCCGTCAGTTGAGAGACGAAAACTCAAGCTTGCGTCGTCGCGATATGAAGTTGGTCAAAGTGCGTGACGCTTCGGCCGCGGTTTCCAAGCCTACGCTTCAGGGTATTACCCAGTCGTCATTGGGTACGGAAAGCTTTATTTCGGCAGCGTCGTTCCAGGAAACGACCAAGGTTCTTAGCGAAGCGGCTATCCGCGGTAAGCGTGACGAGTTGCGCGGACTGAAGGAAAACGTGATCGTAGGACACTTGATCCCTGCGGGTACGGGTATCCGTGACTTCCAGGACGTTATCGTAACGCCGAAACAGGAGCTCGACGCCGAGGATGTCCCTACGGTGTAA